Proteins from a single region of Campylobacter sputorum:
- a CDS encoding aspartate carbamoyltransferase catalytic subunit, with protein sequence MTYTQKDLISTQNLTKEDIFSFLSLADKFKNLNKKPNKKDNLLVGKTVINVFFENSTRTRTSFEIAAKRLGADAINFTSSNSSTKKGETLIDTIKNLEAMRSDIFVVRHDCSGVAQFIAQNTDVCVVNAGDGLNEHPSQALLDLYTIREQRGNLDNLTVAIIGDVFHSRVARSNIWAMKTLGINLKIFAPPIMMPIGMEALGCQICKNMEEAIDGSDVLIMLRIQLERQDGSAKFPSIREYSKYFGLTKKKMEIAKDGLMILHPGPINRGVEVDSNVADDKRFSHILNQVENGVAIRMAILSTLDQNRYKGKQ encoded by the coding sequence ATGACCTACACACAAAAAGATCTCATAAGCACACAAAACCTTACAAAAGAAGATATATTTTCTTTTTTAAGCTTAGCCGACAAATTTAAAAATCTAAATAAAAAACCAAATAAAAAAGATAATTTGCTTGTTGGAAAGACAGTTATAAATGTTTTTTTTGAAAACTCAACGCGCACTAGAACCTCTTTTGAAATAGCAGCAAAAAGACTTGGAGCGGACGCTATAAATTTCACAAGTTCAAATAGCAGCACAAAAAAAGGCGAAACACTAATTGATACTATAAAAAATCTTGAAGCTATGAGAAGTGATATTTTCGTAGTGCGTCATGATTGCTCTGGCGTAGCTCAGTTTATAGCACAAAATACAGATGTTTGTGTGGTAAATGCAGGAGATGGATTAAACGAACACCCATCCCAAGCCCTTCTTGATCTTTATACTATAAGAGAACAAAGAGGAAATTTAGATAATTTAACAGTTGCTATTATAGGTGATGTTTTTCATAGCAGAGTTGCAAGATCAAATATTTGGGCAATGAAAACACTTGGTATAAATTTAAAAATTTTTGCTCCTCCTATAATGATGCCTATTGGCATGGAGGCACTAGGGTGTCAAATTTGTAAAAATATGGAAGAAGCAATCGATGGAAGTGATGTTTTAATAATGCTTAGAATTCAGCTTGAAAGACAAGATGGAAGTGCTAAATTTCCATCCATCAGAGAATACTCTAAATACTTTGGCTTAACAAAGAAAAAAATGGAAATTGCAAAAGATGGTCTTATGATACTTCATCCAGGACCGATAAACAGAGGCGTTGAAGTTGATAGCAATGTAGCAGATGATAAAAGATTTTCGCATATTCTAAATCAAGTTGAAAATGGCGTTGCTATAAGAATGGCAATACTTAGCACACTAGATCAAAACAGATACAAAGGCAAGCAATGA
- a CDS encoding dihydroorotase: MKTLIKNAVIVNSDETIKANILLEDEIISQITNEEKVADSIIDAKGLFVVPGLIDMHTHFRDPGLEYKDDIISCSETAVAGGVTTAMCMANTTPINDNASITRQMIAKAKARGLIDLLPIGAISKGFNGDAIVEMGDMIEAGAVAFSDDGLPVSSSLVMRSALEYSAHFGSFIINHSQDCSLCRHGVMNEGKVAAKLGLKGMPKEQEEIMISRDLLLAKLTLGHIHVAHVSSAWSLKLIQMAKNEGINVTCEVTPHHFTFSEEELYGYNTAFKMSPPLRTNEDILAMKEGLKSGLIDVIATDHAPHSFDDKFIEFDKAPFGILGLQTLIPLTLKLVEEGVISMQKFTQLTSTNAAKILRIKNKGKIAPNFLADITIIDPNLEYIYDSNLNKSKSTNSPLFGKKLKGAAVKTIKNGKIVFDFPNVIK, encoded by the coding sequence ATGAAAACCCTTATAAAAAATGCAGTTATAGTAAACAGCGATGAGACGATAAAAGCAAATATTTTATTAGAAGATGAGATTATATCTCAAATCACAAATGAAGAAAAAGTAGCTGATAGTATAATCGATGCAAAGGGGCTTTTTGTTGTACCTGGATTAATTGACATGCATACACATTTTAGAGATCCTGGGCTTGAATATAAAGATGATATTATAAGTTGCTCTGAAACAGCCGTTGCTGGTGGCGTAACTACAGCTATGTGTATGGCAAACACAACGCCTATAAATGACAATGCATCCATAACAAGACAAATGATAGCAAAAGCAAAAGCAAGAGGACTTATTGATTTACTCCCAATAGGCGCTATATCAAAAGGCTTTAACGGAGATGCTATAGTAGAAATGGGCGATATGATTGAAGCTGGTGCTGTAGCATTTAGTGATGACGGACTTCCTGTAAGCAGTAGTTTGGTTATGCGCTCAGCTCTTGAATACTCAGCACACTTTGGTTCTTTTATCATAAATCATTCACAAGATTGTTCGCTTTGCAGACATGGCGTGATGAATGAGGGCAAAGTTGCAGCTAAACTCGGATTAAAGGGTATGCCAAAAGAACAAGAAGAGATAATGATATCAAGAGATCTACTTCTTGCAAAACTAACTCTCGGTCATATACATGTAGCACATGTTAGCTCTGCTTGGTCGCTAAAGCTTATACAAATGGCTAAAAATGAGGGCATAAATGTAACTTGTGAAGTTACACCTCATCACTTTACTTTTAGCGAAGAAGAACTTTATGGTTATAACACAGCCTTTAAAATGTCTCCGCCACTTCGCACAAATGAAGATATACTTGCTATGAAAGAAGGTTTAAAAAGTGGATTGATTGATGTTATAGCAACAGATCATGCACCACATAGTTTTGATGATAAATTTATAGAATTTGATAAAGCTCCTTTTGGAATTTTAGGGCTTCAAACTCTTATCCCTCTTACTTTAAAACTAGTTGAAGAAGGCGTTATTTCTATGCAGAAATTTACACAGCTAACTAGCACCAATGCAGCAAAAATTTTGCGTATTAAAAACAAAGGAAAAATTGCCCCAAATTTTCTAGCTGATATTACTATAATAGATCCAAATTTAGAGTATATTTATGATTCAAATTTAAACAAATCAAAATCTACAAATTCACCACTTTTTGGTAAAAAATTAAAAGGAGCAGCGGTTAAAACTATAAAAAATGGTAAAATTGTTTTTGATTTTCCAAATGTTATAAAATAA
- a CDS encoding methyl-accepting chemotaxis protein, with amino-acid sequence MFSFLSYSNTQESLTRNIEKSLNDNINNRINELDDWINSLSATTQALSKQIAKFDSNQTDEIMKFLNAGMDALDSHVVYVGYEDDVYIDGSGWIPDTSYKPTQRDWYTLTKQANKPIVTEPYMDSELNVIVISVTAPMIKDGKFAGVVVTDIKLDRLVKISKENKIEGGGLYFLDKNGLILGYPDEKIVGKKLAETYPEIKSNIDEIYANNKGITHYSLADQEKIMVYNTLEKTGWKVAAEIDEEIAYEEINSTFRNSLILSIFSIVISLAIIIFLLYILFKPLNRLGLMIKDLAVGEGDLTKRVEINGKDEIAKIGKDVNTFIQKIQTLIINSKATSSENASVANELSQTSLAVGKKVEEESAVVNSVTKDGEKILNNINNSVEHAEENSKELSKANDNLESIKNEMVKLNYVLSNIAQKEIELSKKLNQTSRNTEEVKTVLTVINDISDQTNLLALNAAIEAARAGEAGRGFAVVADEVRKLAEKTQKSLDEINTTINLVVQSVNDASSQMDESTKNITDLSENAKSLEDVVNKNALIIQESINSNIQSVKEYKEVSNNIKNIINKVKEVDSITSANARSVEEIASASEHLSNMTSKLDNELGKFRV; translated from the coding sequence ATGTTTAGCTTTCTTAGCTACTCAAATACGCAAGAAAGTTTAACAAGAAATATAGAAAAAAGTTTGAATGATAATATTAATAATCGTATTAACGAACTTGATGATTGGATAAATTCATTAAGTGCAACTACACAAGCTCTTTCTAAGCAAATAGCTAAATTTGATAGCAACCAAACAGATGAGATTATGAAATTTTTAAATGCTGGTATGGATGCACTAGATTCGCATGTTGTATATGTTGGATATGAAGATGATGTATACATAGATGGGTCTGGCTGGATTCCTGATACAAGTTATAAACCAACACAAAGAGATTGGTACACATTAACAAAACAAGCAAATAAACCAATAGTAACAGAACCTTATATGGATTCTGAACTAAATGTTATTGTGATATCGGTAACAGCACCTATGATAAAAGATGGTAAATTTGCAGGCGTTGTTGTAACAGATATAAAACTTGATAGGCTAGTAAAAATTTCTAAAGAAAATAAAATAGAAGGGGGGGGGCTGTATTTCTTAGATAAAAATGGCTTAATTTTAGGCTACCCTGATGAAAAAATAGTTGGTAAAAAACTAGCAGAAACTTATCCTGAGATAAAATCTAACATAGATGAGATATATGCAAATAACAAAGGCATAACTCATTATTCTCTAGCTGATCAAGAAAAAATTATGGTATATAATACGCTAGAAAAAACAGGTTGGAAAGTTGCAGCTGAGATAGATGAAGAAATAGCATATGAAGAGATAAATTCTACATTTAGAAATTCTCTTATATTAAGTATATTTAGCATAGTAATATCTTTAGCAATAATTATATTTCTACTATATATCCTCTTCAAACCTCTAAACCGTTTAGGACTTATGATAAAAGATTTAGCAGTTGGAGAAGGTGATCTTACAAAAAGAGTTGAGATTAATGGCAAAGATGAGATAGCTAAGATTGGTAAAGATGTAAATACATTCATACAAAAAATTCAAACTCTTATAATAAATTCAAAAGCAACAAGTTCTGAAAACGCTTCTGTTGCAAATGAACTATCTCAAACATCACTTGCAGTTGGAAAGAAAGTTGAAGAAGAAAGTGCTGTTGTAAATAGTGTAACAAAAGATGGTGAAAAGATATTAAATAATATTAATAATTCAGTTGAACATGCTGAAGAGAATTCAAAAGAGTTATCAAAAGCAAATGATAATCTTGAATCTATAAAAAATGAGATGGTAAAACTAAACTATGTATTAAGTAATATAGCTCAAAAAGAAATTGAACTATCTAAAAAACTAAATCAAACAAGTAGAAATACAGAAGAAGTTAAAACTGTTTTAACTGTTATAAATGATATATCAGATCAAACAAATCTTTTAGCATTAAATGCTGCTATTGAAGCAGCACGTGCAGGAGAAGCAGGAAGAGGATTTGCTGTAGTTGCTGATGAAGTTAGAAAACTTGCTGAGAAAACTCAAAAAAGTTTAGATGAGATAAACACAACTATAAATTTAGTAGTTCAATCTGTTAATGATGCAAGTTCTCAAATGGATGAATCTACAAAAAACATAACAGATCTATCCGAAAATGCAAAAAGTTTAGAAGATGTAGTAAATAAAAACGCTCTTATAATACAAGAAAGCATTAACTCTAATATACAAAGCGTAAAAGAGTATAAAGAGGTTTCTAATAATATTAAAAATATCATAAACAAAGTAAAAGAAGTTGATTCTATTACAAGTGCAAATGCTAGAAGTGTTGAAGAGATAGCAAGTGCAAGTGAACATCTATCAAATATGACTTCTAAACTTGATAATGAGCTTGGGAAATTTAGGGTGTAA
- the pseF gene encoding pseudaminic acid cytidylyltransferase gives MNVCIIPARGGSKRIPKKNIKDFHGQPIIAYSIKTAISSKLFDDIIVSTDDDEISQVAKNFGANVPFIRPKELSDDFTTSGDVVTHALNFLKKQGKNIDFVCTLYATTPFLQIKYLKLGYEKLKNSDASGAFSCTSMPFPIQRTFKITKDERCEMFFKEHFKTRSQDLEEAYQDAGQFYWTNLNKTPSDIFFGKDTIPIILPRYLVQDIDTMEDWVRAEIMYEVIQKAKL, from the coding sequence ATGAATGTCTGCATAATCCCCGCTCGTGGCGGTAGCAAAAGAATACCAAAGAAAAATATCAAAGATTTTCATGGACAACCAATCATCGCTTATAGCATAAAAACTGCTATAAGCTCAAAGCTTTTTGATGATATAATCGTTTCTACAGATGATGATGAAATTTCGCAAGTCGCTAAAAATTTCGGTGCTAATGTGCCGTTTATCCGCCCAAAAGAACTAAGCGATGATTTTACAACATCAGGAGATGTTGTAACTCATGCTTTAAATTTCTTAAAAAAACAGGGTAAAAATATAGATTTTGTATGCACTCTATACGCAACAACACCATTTTTGCAGATAAAATACCTTAAACTCGGCTATGAAAAACTCAAAAATTCAGACGCAAGTGGCGCTTTTTCATGCACTTCTATGCCTTTTCCAATCCAAAGAACTTTTAAAATAACAAAAGATGAGAGATGTGAAATGTTTTTTAAAGAGCATTTTAAAACAAGGAGTCAAGATTTAGAAGAAGCCTATCAAGATGCAGGACAATTTTACTGGACCAACCTTAATAAAACCCCATCAGATATTTTTTTTGGTAAAGATACTATCCCAATTATCTTGCCACGCTATCTTGTGCAAGATATCGATACTATGGAAGACTGGGTCAGAGCTGAGATAATGTATGAAGTTATACAAAAGGCGAAGTTGTAA
- a CDS encoding CDP-glycerol glycerophosphotransferase family protein, with protein MFENKKIYIAPYSKTSDVLRQKLLSSYQNTTFLGFIDKNQKGENIFKFDEIKNTRFDYILIFSPNHFDSIYDDYRSVRSRVLKVISQNGEYKFLSKFDINFEKMREIPRKFREFVFKKLALFYDKFSRDSYVFISKNFINGNNKFLFLKMHEKNLKCTMLSNNISQLNELRKRGFKALKLNSLKAHINLAKAKVIIVDQGDNSALLNLKSPRQKTLQLWHGIPLEHMNLLTDISYDYFASTSDFVSKTGFKKVFLAKQFLDFGYPRNDVLLREHNENDLIFTDTKLYNFVKNAKQNDQKIIIYMPTWRESDFNSQVTQISNLGLDFTHLNEFLKGLNAYFIIKFHPFVHIYYDKFLQNAKFENIFFHEAVGDIYPLLKFADILAGDYSSVYYDFLLLNRPILFYLYDHGHCSKMAHGYIYEFDDYSPGEKAFNQDELHEKITKIINGNDEFKCQREELARKLFNFQDNKASGRIIEVLKK; from the coding sequence TTGTTTGAAAATAAAAAAATTTATATCGCTCCGTATTCGAAAACTAGCGATGTATTGCGTCAAAAGTTGCTTAGTAGTTACCAAAATACAACCTTTTTAGGATTTATAGATAAAAATCAAAAAGGCGAAAATATTTTTAAATTTGATGAGATAAAAAACACCAGATTTGATTATATTTTGATCTTTTCGCCAAATCATTTTGATAGCATTTATGATGATTATCGCTCGGTAAGATCAAGAGTTTTAAAAGTAATTAGTCAAAATGGCGAATATAAATTTTTATCCAAATTTGATATTAATTTTGAAAAAATGCGTGAAATTCCACGTAAATTTCGTGAGTTTGTATTTAAAAAACTAGCTTTATTTTACGATAAATTTAGCCGAGATTCTTATGTTTTTATCAGCAAAAACTTCATTAACGGCAACAACAAATTTCTGTTTTTAAAAATGCATGAAAAAAATCTCAAATGCACCATGCTTTCAAACAACATTTCTCAGCTAAATGAGCTACGAAAGCGTGGATTTAAGGCACTTAAACTCAATTCTTTAAAAGCTCACATAAATTTAGCAAAAGCTAAAGTGATAATTGTCGATCAAGGCGATAATTCCGCACTTTTAAATCTAAAATCGCCACGCCAAAAAACGCTCCAACTTTGGCATGGAATCCCGCTTGAGCATATGAATTTACTAACTGATATTAGCTATGATTATTTTGCATCAACAAGTGATTTTGTGAGCAAAACCGGTTTTAAAAAGGTTTTTTTAGCAAAACAATTTCTTGATTTTGGATATCCTAGAAATGACGTTTTGCTAAGAGAACATAACGAAAACGATCTCATTTTTACCGATACAAAGCTATATAATTTTGTAAAAAACGCAAAGCAAAACGACCAAAAAATCATCATTTATATGCCAACATGGCGTGAAAGTGATTTTAACTCTCAAGTTACACAAATTTCAAATTTAGGTCTTGATTTTACGCATTTAAATGAGTTTTTAAAAGGCTTAAATGCGTATTTTATCATTAAATTTCACCCATTTGTACATATTTATTATGATAAATTCTTGCAAAATGCCAAATTTGAAAACATTTTTTTTCACGAAGCTGTTGGAGATATTTATCCTTTGCTTAAATTTGCTGATATTTTAGCAGGAGATTATTCATCGGTTTATTACGATTTTTTATTGCTAAATAGACCGATTTTGTTTTATTTATACGATCACGGGCATTGCTCAAAAATGGCTCATGGATACATTTATGAGTTTGATGATTACAGCCCAGGAGAAAAAGCTTTTAATCAGGATGAATTACACGAAAAAATAACAAAAATTATAAATGGAAATGATGAATTTAAATGTCAAAGAGAGGAATTAGCAAGAAAATTATTTAATTTTCAAGACAATAAAGCTAGTGGGAGAATTATAGAGGTATTAAAAAAATGA
- a CDS encoding pyridoxal-phosphate-dependent aminotransferase family protein has translation MKKLLFTPGPVMMSKKVLKIGSNQPMYFRNDKFSKIILECKQLILKFVNAPKNSDLIFMTGSGTLGMEATLINLINNNEKATIINGGGFGERFIKICEKKNLQFSQIKLNLNEILDLNKIDTNSKALFTNAHETTIGRAYDLKAIGKFCEKNRMLFCVDAISAFMADEIDMTKQKIDALIISSNKGLALPPGLAIIILSKNAIENLVPCDSFYMDFVSYLNDIKRGQTPFTPPICIIYQLLVRLKEIDKKGVLYYNKKTHYLAKYFRNHIKDLPLKLYSKFPSNAMSAVEITNGEKAFDFINKFEKLYDITLTPSGGDLKDKLIRVGHLGNLSKKDMKFLIKCLKEYFKGIK, from the coding sequence ATGAAAAAACTACTTTTTACGCCAGGTCCTGTGATGATGAGCAAAAAAGTGCTAAAAATAGGTTCAAATCAGCCAATGTATTTTCGAAATGATAAATTTTCTAAAATTATACTTGAATGTAAGCAATTAATTTTAAAATTTGTAAATGCACCGAAAAATAGCGATTTAATATTTATGACGGGTAGCGGAACCTTGGGCATGGAGGCAACACTTATTAATTTAATAAATAACAATGAAAAAGCAACCATTATAAATGGAGGGGGGTTTGGCGAGAGATTTATTAAAATTTGCGAGAAAAAAAATTTACAATTTAGCCAAATAAAACTAAATTTAAATGAAATTTTAGATCTAAATAAAATAGACACTAATTCCAAAGCACTCTTTACAAATGCTCACGAAACAACTATTGGCAGAGCTTATGATTTAAAAGCTATCGGTAAATTTTGTGAAAAAAACAGAATGCTTTTTTGCGTAGACGCTATTTCAGCGTTTATGGCAGATGAGATAGACATGACAAAACAAAAAATAGACGCTCTGATAATAAGTTCAAACAAGGGATTAGCTTTGCCACCAGGACTTGCTATAATCATACTTAGTAAAAATGCTATAGAAAATTTAGTACCTTGTGATAGTTTTTATATGGATTTTGTAAGTTATTTAAATGATATAAAAAGAGGTCAAACACCTTTTACTCCACCTATTTGTATTATTTATCAGTTACTTGTGAGATTAAAAGAGATAGATAAAAAAGGTGTTTTGTATTATAATAAAAAAACTCACTATTTAGCTAAATATTTTAGAAATCATATAAAAGATTTGCCATTAAAACTTTATTCTAAATTTCCATCAAACGCAATGAGTGCGGTAGAAATAACAAATGGTGAAAAAGCTTTTGATTTTATTAACAAATTTGAAAAGTTATATGATATAACTCTTACGCCAAGCGGTGGTGATTTAAAAGATAAACTCATAAGAGTTGGGCATTTGGGAAATTTAAGCAAAAAAGATATGAAATTTTTAATCAAGTGTCTTAAAGAATATTTTAAAGGAATAAAATGA
- a CDS encoding NTP transferase domain-containing protein: MKILLMAAGVGSRISRHLQGQPKCCVYLENEPLIRYTFKLLDSLGIKDIGIVTGYAQDYILKALDGFKFTHFQNPFFDITNSIASVYFARDFIDENDDLILMNADVFIETNGLKTLLESSQSPLFLADSTRIKDADYKFLWDNEKLVKFGKELGENETSGEYVGIAKICAKDVAFFKENLTKFIHSQKHNFWWEDVFYRNIDKKPVFIKDIAGIFWAEVDYIEDYERIKEHVKGKFNG, translated from the coding sequence ATGAAAATTTTACTTATGGCAGCAGGAGTTGGTAGCAGAATTTCTCGCCATCTACAAGGACAGCCAAAGTGCTGTGTTTATTTAGAAAATGAACCGCTCATCCGCTACACTTTTAAACTACTAGATAGCCTTGGAATAAAAGATATCGGGATTGTAACTGGATATGCACAAGACTACATTTTAAAAGCACTTGATGGATTTAAATTTACGCATTTTCAAAATCCGTTTTTTGACATTACAAACTCGATTGCTTCAGTTTATTTTGCACGTGATTTTATCGATGAAAACGATGATTTGATACTAATGAATGCTGATGTTTTTATCGAGACAAATGGACTTAAAACTTTACTTGAAAGCTCACAAAGTCCACTATTTTTAGCAGATAGCACACGCATAAAAGATGCGGACTATAAGTTTTTATGGGACAATGAAAAATTAGTTAAATTTGGCAAAGAATTAGGCGAAAACGAAACTAGTGGCGAATATGTTGGCATTGCCAAAATTTGTGCAAAAGATGTGGCATTTTTCAAAGAAAATTTAACCAAATTTATCCACAGCCAAAAGCACAATTTTTGGTGGGAGGACGTTTTTTACCGAAATATTGATAAAAAACCAGTTTTTATCAAAGATATAGCTGGAATTTTCTGGGCAGAAGTTGATTATATCGAAGATTATGAGCGAATCAAAGAACATGTCAAAGGAAAATTTAATGGATAA
- a CDS encoding class I SAM-dependent methyltransferase — translation MDKINQEIIAAKKRIDEIDELKKSLDSEYNALQDKIHLYFDSPTTDTTEAERFIINTFWQNAYKNYADGGYITNDTRMRELRFPYECELIKNIINTHCKSKKTALELGCGNGDTSKFLAQIFDEVTGVDFSKQRIEKNIAENSLPNLKFKCQNAFEMDDKFDFVFASDMFMYSPDIDVKPMFKKLLNLLNMGGVLLSRDSTKIIGHEDYKSKNYVAYYRNYSFYKKGIFEPYFVKSYRDYGYNIYHLNKFFSIFGDEKRDEIKANPMLLEDIVKNFIDPSLKTCHFFVYRKDNAT, via the coding sequence ATGGATAAAATAAATCAAGAAATTATTGCTGCAAAAAAGCGAATTGATGAGATTGATGAACTAAAAAAATCATTAGATAGCGAATACAACGCACTTCAAGATAAAATTCATCTATATTTTGATAGTCCTACGACAGATACAACCGAAGCTGAGCGATTTATCATAAATACTTTTTGGCAAAACGCTTACAAAAACTACGCTGATGGCGGATATATCACAAATGACACAAGAATGCGTGAGCTTCGTTTTCCTTATGAATGCGAACTTATCAAAAACATTATAAACACGCATTGTAAATCTAAAAAAACCGCCCTTGAACTTGGTTGTGGAAATGGCGATACTAGCAAATTTTTAGCACAAATTTTTGATGAAGTAACTGGAGTTGATTTTTCAAAACAAAGAATTGAGAAAAATATCGCCGAAAATTCGCTACCAAATTTGAAATTTAAGTGCCAAAATGCTTTTGAAATGGATGATAAATTTGACTTTGTATTTGCTAGTGATATGTTTATGTATTCTCCTGATATTGATGTGAAACCTATGTTTAAAAAGCTTTTAAATTTGCTAAATATGGGGGGGGTCTTGCTTAGTAGAGATAGCACAAAAATAATCGGCCATGAAGATTATAAATCCAAAAATTATGTAGCTTACTATAGAAACTACAGCTTTTATAAAAAAGGAATTTTTGAGCCGTATTTTGTAAAAAGCTATAGAGATTATGGCTATAATATATATCATTTAAATAAATTTTTTAGTATTTTTGGCGATGAAAAACGAGATGAGATCAAGGCAAATCCTATGCTTTTAGAAGATATTGTTAAAAATTTCATCGATCCTAGCCTAAAAACTTGCCATTTTTTTGTTTATAGGAAAGATAATGCAACTTGA
- a CDS encoding CDP-glycerol glycerophosphotransferase family protein, protein MQLDDLSGQKIYIYPLSDTTLTFSSYAKAKNAQILGFIDKNKKTLTNINSITLDEAKEFDYIVIYSPNHEREIYDFCTQSVTKQKLICVHLNDKKNYELHAEPIEMPFVKTSELLAKQRPNLQNEILFIGYSFVDLNIKYLYFYMLKHSNIPVHLATYNKRDYEMYKNAGFNITWLDSKEFVSLALKCKVKIIDQTPVVPFFINALKIGKCVQLWHGITIETLGILANYKALKYEIVLSTSPFVSEYSFSKIYDYKKIIHAGYPRNDILRGFETDIFNVNLNLLNEMKKHEFKYIIYTPTHRANSFNANPLDYEKLDKFAKQNGVKFIMKMHPFIAEKLRDDLNAYKASGKSFENIIIYPANMDAYAIMPQCDMMIADYSSMYFDFLFVDKPIVFFAYDYDEWVLSEGGVCIDYFSVSPGDKAYTFDELLDKISSNLTFDSYKNERKRIKELMFENLTKSSCEILQQEIESLL, encoded by the coding sequence ATGCAACTTGATGATTTAAGCGGTCAAAAAATCTACATTTATCCGCTTTCTGATACAACTTTAACATTTAGTTCTTATGCAAAAGCCAAAAATGCACAAATTCTTGGCTTTATCGATAAAAATAAAAAAACTTTGACAAATATCAACTCAATCACGCTTGATGAAGCTAAAGAGTTTGATTATATCGTGATTTACTCACCAAATCACGAGCGAGAAATTTATGATTTTTGCACTCAAAGCGTGACTAAGCAAAAGCTAATTTGCGTTCATTTAAATGATAAAAAAAATTACGAGCTACACGCTGAGCCGATTGAAATGCCTTTTGTAAAAACTAGCGAACTTTTAGCAAAACAAAGGCCAAATTTGCAAAATGAAATTTTATTTATCGGCTATTCATTTGTCGATTTAAACATAAAATATCTCTATTTTTATATGCTAAAGCACTCAAACATCCCGGTTCATTTAGCAACCTACAATAAACGAGATTATGAAATGTATAAAAACGCAGGATTTAACATAACTTGGCTTGATAGTAAAGAGTTTGTAAGCTTAGCGTTAAAATGTAAAGTAAAAATCATCGATCAAACGCCAGTTGTGCCGTTTTTTATAAACGCGCTTAAAATCGGCAAATGCGTTCAGCTTTGGCATGGAATCACGATTGAAACGCTTGGAATTTTAGCAAATTATAAAGCATTAAAATACGAAATCGTGCTTTCAACTTCACCATTTGTTAGCGAATATAGTTTTTCAAAAATTTATGATTACAAAAAGATAATTCACGCAGGATATCCACGAAATGACATTTTGCGTGGCTTTGAAACAGATATTTTTAATGTTAATTTAAATTTGCTTAATGAGATGAAAAAGCACGAGTTTAAATACATAATTTATACCCCAACGCACCGAGCAAACAGCTTTAATGCAAATCCGCTTGATTATGAAAAGCTAGATAAATTTGCCAAACAAAATGGCGTGAAATTTATCATGAAAATGCACCCATTTATCGCCGAAAAACTGCGTGATGATCTAAATGCTTACAAAGCTAGTGGTAAAAGTTTTGAAAATATCATAATTTATCCAGCAAATATGGACGCTTATGCGATAATGCCACAATGTGATATGATGATTGCTGATTATAGTTCGATGTATTTTGACTTTTTGTTTGTAGATAAGCCGATTGTATTTTTTGCGTATGATTATGATGAGTGGGTTTTAAGTGAAGGTGGGGTTTGTATTGATTATTTTTCGGTTTCGCCAGGCGATAAGGCTTATACTTTTGATGAGTTGCTTGATAAGATTAGTTCAAATTTAACCTTTGATAGCTATAAAAACGAGCGAAAACGCATAAAAGAGCTTATGTTTGAAAACCTAACTAAAAGCTCTTGCGAAATTTTGCAACAAGAAATTGAGAGTTTGCTATGA